The following proteins are co-located in the Verrucomicrobiia bacterium genome:
- a CDS encoding redoxin domain-containing protein, with amino-acid sequence MALKVGDKAPDFELTTKSAEGPKKIKLSGNSGKKNTVLLFFPMAFTGGCTKEMCEVSMGLNAYTSLNADVLGISGDNPFAQAAWAEKEKITVPLLADYEHRVTHAYGVAYDSFLPQKNLGMGGVSKRSAFVIDKQGVVRYAESNDDPGVMPNFEAIKASLAQLK; translated from the coding sequence ATGGCATTGAAAGTTGGCGACAAGGCACCGGATTTTGAATTGACCACGAAGTCGGCGGAGGGTCCGAAGAAGATCAAGCTGAGCGGCAACAGCGGCAAGAAGAACACGGTGCTGTTGTTTTTTCCGATGGCGTTCACGGGAGGTTGCACGAAGGAGATGTGCGAAGTGAGCATGGGCTTGAATGCTTACACCAGCCTGAACGCTGACGTGCTTGGGATCAGCGGCGACAATCCGTTCGCGCAGGCGGCCTGGGCGGAGAAGGAAAAGATCACCGTTCCGTTGCTGGCCGACTACGAGCACAGGGTCACTCACGCTTACGGCGTCGCCTATGACAGTTTCCTGCCGCAGAAGAATCTCGGTATGGGTGGCGTCTCCAAGCGCTCGGCATTCGTCATCGACAAACAGGGTGTGGTTCGTTACGCGGAGAGTAACGACGATCCCGGCGTGATGCCGAATTTCGAAGCCATTAAGGCGAGCTTGGCGCAGTTGAAGTAG